From the genome of Brassica napus cultivar Da-Ae unplaced genomic scaffold, Da-Ae ScsIHWf_1269;HRSCAF=1813, whole genome shotgun sequence, one region includes:
- the LOC106384188 gene encoding uncharacterized protein At4g38065-like, whose amino-acid sequence MASHMSTVGEVTVGSQCHKLLGMRDFTSARHLVKMNKQLGKDWQKLDQVEAICDVIIAAENRLPNGFMDYYGMLRATRFGPVVLDDFRRLMKLLDWRCNGLPSSQEAAQYAYQAWSMLSKPVMKARYDLDISSPMVGMVQLGFPEGSSFVPKEQNPNQDIGRGNDNEVVVISDDDDDDDGDQDMLTMARTAKVFKINGKRVKFIPLKKKKRKDSSTSNVRKT is encoded by the coding sequence ATGGCTTCTCATATGTCTACTGTGGGAGAAGTTACCGTCGGTTCACAATGCCACAAACTTCTAGGCATGCGTGACTTTACTAGCGCTAGGCATCTCGTTAAGATGAATAAACAGTTAGGCAAAGATTGGCAAAAACTCGACCAAGTTGAAGCAATCTGCGACGTGATCATCGCCGCAGAGAACCGGCTTCCCAACGGGTTTATGGATTACTATGGAATGCTTCGGGCGACCCGATTCGGACCGGTGGTGTTGGATGATTTCAGGAGGTTGATGAAGCTCCTAGATTGGAGGTGTAATGGTCTCCCCTCTAGCCAGGAAGCTGCTCAATATGCCTACCAAGCCTGGTCGATGCTTTCGAAGCCCGTCATGAAGGCCAGATACGATCTCGACATCTCCTCCCCGATGGTCGGGATGGTTCAACTAGGGTTTCCTGAAGGCAGTTCCTTTGTCCCCAAGGAACAGAACCCTAATCAGGATATTGGTCGTGGAAATGACAATGAAGTGGTGGTTATTTCTGATGATGACGATGACGATGATGGAGATCAAGACATGCTAACAATGGCTCGAACAGCGAAAGTGTTCAAAATTAATGGAAAGAGAGTGAAGTTTATaccattgaagaagaagaaaagaaaggattCTTCAACAAGCAACGTGAGGAAGacctag
- the LOC106388889 gene encoding uncharacterized protein At4g38062: MEKVYEELDEVKAANEKLRGDFRTKTELLDNLKKLQNKQLIEIQEARSVIEKQGFESEEKAREISELKRTNEDLQRCLREKDSVLKRLNEAKDKLRVDGEEKHRGFEEERRKLVSALDEAGEKNIDLEQKSNVYRAEIEGLKGTLAVAEKKKIEAEKTVRALKEARGRDDVAVKIEEEKAQVEEKLKWKKEQFKHLEEAYEKLNNTFKSRKKEWEEERSTILDEIYSLQTKLDSQIRISEDLEKKLQMCNSVLTQEETRRKHLEVQVSELKAKYEDAFAECRDARTQLDELVGKRDEEVAELRHSLSTKEAYFKEMKYENGKLELENRELLASLRELQEATIQGSGSSALSKLKSKFRNLENAHKNCLANLRSKESEWRSQLEKMAEEMNDYKSQLGSKEAAVNELELELENFHSSADKMRLQYEEISVMFLVLSRTVSEAQSRLVNVTDEQTKDERSKEKRCSILIEELEQKSVALARAHEETEAERERVACLLKRVETLDHFEEENLHMQKEVERYKQTVEESSKFQAQMKEKLKEAEIDFEEKLLQVCDALDNTNSDLVAEREKVVGLTRQIESFGVIKEKNLVMEKELQKHKEMLEESEKRRMVLEELERDSKENIRELCSKVDTAYAKLAEEVEKNVSLIRKNESIDQNEEQRHRELESYKERLEKATKSQILLQEKVVEVESHSKRKLAEVSEALEAANCELSDKTSEAYQLEFQLWVWKSIAKRLKVELEQDQNLRKRVEASLLEQVTLGDAMMQERNELVNKLKAAAMSDSEKEILIKIMREKDKNLEEVQREVELSQQESLTRELEGAVFAHITAERVLQNERDELESSLKSVSLLLEQKQNEATMVCKAWEKLAADKILTEVETEAKKLMIIELDEDISSISQKLERSDEYVSCFRAEVESKQGELKEVTTQLQERLRTLEAGKTELEKQVASLSSERQELLCFISELENGMSKQCDEDTKLMKALDKTAQRCDGFGKENNSIGSPRLVMKHEDVAVEDRSPFRQLNH; the protein is encoded by the coding sequence ATGGAGAAGGTGTACGAAGAGCTAGACGAAGTCAAAGCCGCGAATGAGAAGCTCAGAGGAGACTTCAGAACCAAAACGGAGCTTCTTGATAACCTGAAGAAGCTCCAGAACAAGCAGTTGATAGAGATTCAAGAGGCGAGATCTGTGATCGAGAAGCAAGGTTTTGAATCAGAGGAGAAAGCCAGAGAAATCTCTGAGCTGAAGCGAACGAACGAGGATCTGCAACGTTGTTTGAGAGAGAAGGATTCGGTTCTCAAGCGTTTGAATGAAGCTAAGGATAAGCTTAGAGTTGATGGGGAAGAGAAGCACCGCGGATTTGAAGAGGAGAGAAGGAAGTTGGTGTCGGCGTTGGATGAAGCAGGTGAGAAGAACATTGACTTGGAGCAGAAGAGCAATGTCTATAGAGCTGAGATTGAGGGACTCAAGGGGACTTTAGCGGtggcggagaagaagaagattgaagCCGAGAAAACCGTCAGAGCTTTGAAAGAAGCGAGAGGGAGAGATGACGTGGCGGTTAAAATAGAAGAGGAGAAGGCTCAGGTGGAAGAGAAGCTGAAATGGAAGAAGGAGCAGTTCAAGCATCTCGAGGAAGCTTACGAGAAGCTCAACAACACGTTCAAATCTCGCAAGAAAGAGTGGGAGGAAGAAAGATCGACGATTCTAGACGAAATCTACTCTCTTCAGACCAAGCTTGATTCGCAAATTAGAATCTCGGAAGATCTCGAGAAGAAGCTGCAGATGTGCAACAGCGTGCTGACGCAAGAAGAGACGAGAAGAAAGCATCTCGAGGTCCAGGTTTCCGAGTTAAAGGCCAAATACGAAGACGCCTTTGCGGAGTGCCGAGACGCGAGGACGCAGCTCGATGAGTTGGTTGGTAAAAGAGATGAGGAAGTCGCGGAGCTGAGACACTCCTTGAGCACCAAAGAGGCGTATTTCAAGGAGATGAAGTACGAGAACGGGAAGCTTGAGCTGGAGAACCGCGAGCTGCTGGCTTCGTTGAGAGAGCTGCAAGAAGCTACGATCCAGGGATCGGGAAGCTCTGCGCTATCAAAGCTGAAAAGCAAGTTTCGGAACTTGGAGAACGCGCACAAGAACTGCTTAGCTAATCTAAGGAGTAAAGAGTCTGAGTGGAGGTCTCAGCTGGAGAAGATGGCTGAAGAGATGAATGATTATAAGTCCCAGCTGGGAAGTAAGGAAGCGGCAGTGAATGAGCTTGAGTTGGAGCTTGAAAACTTTCATTCCTCGGCAGATAAAATGAGGCTGCAGTATGAAGAGATCTCAGTTATGTTCTTAGTGTTGAGTAGAACAGTGTCTGAGGCTCAGTCAAGGCTTGTGAATGTCACAGATGAACAAACCAAAGACGAGAGAAGTAAAGAAAAAAGGTGTTCTATACTGATTGAGGAGCTAGAGCAAAAGAGTGTTGCGCTGGCCAGGGCGCACGAAGAGACTGAAGCAGAACGCGAAAGGGTGGCGTGCTTGCTGAAAAGAGTTGAAACGCTGGATCATTTTGAAGAAGAGAATCTTCATATGCAGAAGGAGGTGGAGAGGTACAAACAAACAGTTGAGGAGTCATCTAAATTCCAGGCTCAGATGAAAGAAAAACTGAAAGAGGCTGAGATTGACTTCGAAGAGAAGCTTCTACAAGTCTGCGACGCACTTGACAACACAAACTCGGACCTCGTTGCAGAACGTGAGAAAGTGGTGGGTTTAACAAGGCAGATTGAGTCCTTTGGTGTTATCAAAGAGAAGAATCTAGTGATGGAAAAGGAACTTCAGAAGCATAAGGAGATGCTGGAGGAATCAGAAAAGCGTCGAATGGTTTTAGAGGAGCTTGAAAGGGATTCCAAGGAGAATATTAGAGAGCTCTGCAGCAAGGTTGACACTGCATATGCGAAGTTGGCAGAAGAGGTTGAGAAGAATGTCTCATTGATAAGAAAAAATGAGTCCATTGATCAAAACGAAGAGCAGAGACATAGGGAGCTTGAAAGTTACAAGGAGAGGCTTGAGAAGGCGACTAAAAGTCAAATTCTCTTGCAAGAAAAAGTTGTAGAGGTGGAAAGCCACTCGAAAAGGAAACTTGCTGAAGTTTCTGAGGCCTTAGAAGCAGCGAACTGTGAACTGTCTGATAAAACATCTGAAGCGTACCAGCTTGAGTTCCAGTTATGGGTCTGGAAATCCATTGCTAAGAGGTTGAAAGTGGAGCTCGAGCAAGACCAGAACCTGCGCAAAAGAGTGGAAGCTTCTCTTCTTGAACAGGTTACACTTGGAGATGCCATGATGCAAGAAAGAAATGAGCTGGTGAATAAACTAAAGGCAGCTGCTATGTCTGATTCAGAGAAAGAAATCCTAATAAAGATTATGAGGGAGAAGGACAAGAACTTGGAAGAAGTCCAGAGAGAGGTAGAGCTGTCCCAACAAGAATCACTTACAAGGGAGCTTGAGGGTGCTGTTTTTGCGCATATAACTGCAGAGAGGGTGTTGCAGAACGAGAGAGATGAATTGGAAAGTTCATTAAAGTCTGTGTCTTTGCTTCTGGAACAGAAGCAAAACGAAGCTACTATGGTTTGCAAAGCATGGGAGAAACTAGCTGCTGATAAGATTCTTACCGAGGTAGAAACCGAGGCGAAGAAGCTGATGATAATAGAGCTAGATGAGGACATCTCTAGTATTAGCCAGAAGCTAGAAAGATCCGATGAGTATGTTTCTTGTTTCAGAGCAGAAGTGGAGTCTAAGCAGGGAGAATTGAAAGAAGTAACCACACAGTTGCAGGAAAGGCTAAGAACTTTAGAAGCGGGCAAGACAGAGTTAGAAAAACAAGTGGCAAGTTTGTCATCAGAGAGACAAGAACTTCTCTGTTTTATCAGCGAACTGGAGAATGGAATGTCGAAGCAGTGTGATGAAGACACGAAGCTGATGAAAGCTTTGGACAAAACAGCCCAACGTTGTGATGGATTTGGTAAAGAGAACAACAGTATTGGTTCTCCAAGATTGGTAATGAAGCATGAAGATGTTGCGGTTGAAGATAGGTCACCATTTAGACAACTTAACCATTAG
- the BNAC03G61080D gene encoding uncharacterized protein BNAC03G61080D, translated as MMMRKIPTWPWRLLGGKKEKETEALKFPTKINREKGRVIKRKEMELEIFGSSGSESVALAAAAGDGPEWSVGWTEPHGPGFHTGEEGDDGGFLVLVPCYRAVSEGSGNNQFLTAVKNLPNGLPPDGKNYMEQWLSSLQNL; from the exons ATGATGATGAGAAAGATTCCTACTTGGCCTTGGAGGCTATTAGGTGGTAAAAAGGAGAAAGAGACCGAAGCTCTTAAGTTCCCTACAAAGATAAATCGAGAGAAAGGAAGGGTTATCAAGAGGAAGGAGATGGAACTTGAGATCTTTGGTTCGTCTGGCTCAGAATCTGTGGCtcttgctgctgctgctgggGATGGGCCTGAGTGGTCTGTTGGATGGACTGAGCCGCATGGACCTGGTTTTCATACCGGTGAAGAAGGAGATGACGGTGGCTTCTTGGTGCTGGTTCCTTGTTACAGAGCTGTCTCTGAAGGCTCTGGTAATAACCAGTTCTTGACTGCTGTCAAGAATCTCCCGAACGGTTTGCCTCCTG ATGGGAAGAACTACATGGAGCAATGGCTTTCATCTCTGCAGAACCTTTGA
- the LOC125596721 gene encoding probable glycosyltransferase At5g03795 — MTITKPPQLSFSAASSPLCSLKGSLLTVAVLTFLSLFYLSLNSLRTPPPSPIVLESTIHVPQTKDEDYSDVYHSPDSFRLNYAEMERKFKIYIYPDGDPNTFFQTPRKVTGKYASEGYFFKNIRESHFRTLDPEEADLFFVPVSPHKMRGNGTSYEEMTVIVRDYVDGLIAKYPYWNRTLGADHFFVTCHDVGVRAFEGSPVMIKNTIRVVCSPSYNVGFIPHKDVALPQVLQPFALPAGGNDVENRTTLGFWAGHRNSKIRVILARVWENDTELDISNNRINRATGHLVYQKRFYRTKFCICPGGSQVNSARITDSIHYGCVPVILSDYYDLPFSDILDWRKFAVVLRERDVYDLKQILKNITQSEFVSLHNNLVKVQKHFQWNTPPVKFDAFHMIMYELWLRHHVIKY; from the exons ATGACGATCACCAAACCGCCGCAGCTCTCATTCTCCGCCGCCTCCTCGCCGCTATGCTCACTCAAAGGCTCACTCCTCACCGTCGCCGTCCTCACCTTCCTCTCCCTCTTCTACCTCTCTCTCAATTCCCTCCGCACTCCCCCGCCGTCTCCCATCGTGTTAGAGTCCACGATTCACGTTCCTCAGACCAAGGACGAAGATTACTCCGACGTCTACCACTCTCCAGACTCCTTCCGGCTCAATTACGCGGAGATGGAGAGGAAGTTCAAAATCTACATCTACCCAGACGGAGATCCCAACACCTTCTTCCAAACGCCGAGGAAAGTCACCGGCAAATACGCCAGCGAAGGCTACTTCTTCAAAAACATCAGAGAGTCTCACTTCCGCACGTTGGATCCAGAGGAAGCCGATCTCTTCTTCGTCCCTGTTTCCCCTCACAAGATGCGTGGCAAT GGAACATCGTATGAGGAAATGACTGTGATTGTTCGAGATTACGTTGATGGGTTGATAGCTAAGTATCCTTACTGGAACAGAACTTTGGGAGCGGATCACTTCTTTGTCACGTGTCACGACGTTGGTGTTAGGGCGTTTGAAGGGTCTCCGGTTATGATTAAGAATACTATTAGGGTTGTGTGCTCCCCGAGTTATAATGTTGGTTTCATTCCTCATAAAGATGTTGCTTTGCCTCAAGTGCTTCAGCCGTTTGCTCTCCCTGCCGGTGGAAATGATGTTGAAAACCG GACGACGCTTGGTTTTTGGGCTGGTCATAGAAACTCCAAGATACGTGTAATACTAGCACGTGTGTGGGAGAACGACACTGAGCTCGATATTTCGAACAACAGAATAAACAGGGCTACGGGGCATTTAGTGTATCAGAAGAGATTCTACAGGACTAAGTTCTGCATATGTCCTGGTGGTTCTCAAGTCAACAGTGCTCGCATTACTGACTCAATTCATTACGGATGTGTTCCTG TTATATTGTCAGACTACTACGACCTTCCTTTCAGCGACATTCTGGATTGGAGAAAGTTTGCGGTTGTGCTTAGAGAGCGAGATGTGTATGACCTCAAGCAGATCCTCAAGAACATAACTCAATCTGAGTTTGTTTCCTTGCATAACAACTTAGTCAAG GTGCAAAAGCATTTTCAATGGAACACACCACCAGTTAAATTCGATGCGTTTCACATGATCATGTATGAACTATGGTTACGCCACCATGTCATCAAGTACTGA